One Nicotiana tomentosiformis chromosome 1, ASM39032v3, whole genome shotgun sequence genomic window, AGAGGgtccgagcaacataggtagGCAGAGATCATTCTGCTAAAAATTATCCTATAAATCTCTCCGAGGGAGGAGCTACAACATGcgaagggtggtcaactgaccatCTTTCACTTTTGCTGGAAAATTATAATGTATATATAGGTCAAATATGAACATTCTTAATGAAATTTTTGGCTTTGCCACTAGTGCTAACAAGTAGTGGTATTGtgatgttgatgatatgttgagagAATTAGGTAGAGGAAAGGCTCTTTGTTGCTACACAAGAAATACAGAGTATGACATGCCATGGAGTAGTATAATATTAGATTagtaaagaacaaggaaaaggaaaaaatacTTATTGTTATGCAAGAATTGAAGTATAAAGttttaaattcttaaaaaaaTATGGATcgtcaagaaaaagaaaatggtACACAAGCTATGTAGATGAGCCTCCATCCTTTAACTTCCAATAACTATAGAATCCAGCAATAACATTCGACGAACAACCAAAGGCGGAtctagaatttgaagtttattgGTTCCTGCAGTGATCTCAAGTTAATATACAACAATAACTGGGATAAGAGTCAAATATTTATAGATAGTTTAGAATTTCTTAGTACATGAGTATATAGAGTCTGagcaaaagctactgggttcacgtgaacccgtAACTTTCATGCTACATCCGCCTACGTCGAACAACTACTGATATGGTCAAATGCTACTGAACTTTATAACTTTTTTCTTTCAAAACGAATATGAAATTAAAATACCTGATGTCATGTCGTAAGGTCGTTCGATAACATGAAGAAAGCTTCTGTTTGATCTTTTTCAATGCTGCTACAACATTAGTCATGTTCATCCTTTCAGCTGCAATATTAGCTGTGCAATTCATGGCTAACTCCATGATTGCTGATACACATTGCAGCTTTTGACTTAAGTTTTCTTCATCTAGTGTTAGTAAGTTGGCATCTATGATTTTATTCAGCTCATCAGGAAGCGAATTATGCACGAAACttctcaaattcaaatctccgaACATTTCATCATTAGGTTTCTTCTTTGTAAAGGTTTCCAGCAACATGATACCATAACTATAAACATCAGACCTCTTGGATACAATGCCTTCCAAACCATACtctaacaaagaaaagaaaaatatgtcaGCAAGTAAACTTATAACGCGTTAATCAATTACATTTTATTATCGTATCTCTTTTTGACTATGCTGTGAATTTGTTTTTCCTGAGCCGAGTGTCTATTGGAAAGTACCAGTGGCGTAGCCACATGTATTGAAGGGTGGTCAACCGAACACCCTTCatcgaaaaattatactgtatatacaacaacaacatcaacaacatcaacaacaataacaacaacatcatcatcaacaacaacaacaacaacaacaacaacaacaacaacatacttagtgtagtcccacaagtggggtctgaggagggtagaaTGTGCACACACCTTACCCCTTCCTTTAAGAaggcagagagactgtttccggtagaccctcagctcaagaaGGAAAAAGGGGTGGGGCAATAACAAACAAACCAATCTGACAACCAAAGCAAAAACTGTATATATAGAaacatatattttgtatataggtcaaaaattattttttgtgtaTATTAACTTTTGAACACCCTTTGCGAAATTCCTGGCTTCACCACTgtcggaaacaatctctctacctgcacaaggtaggggtaagactCAAACCCCACTTTTGGGATTACACTgcgtatgttgttgttgttgttgcgttAATCAATTACATTGTTACAAAGTTAAATAAAGAATTCACCTGGAGCAATGTAACCAATAGTGGCAAAGGTTGTAGTGTGAGCAATAGATTCTTCCTTAGTCAAAAGTTTAGCAATGCCAAAGTCAGTTAGGTGTCCCACCATGTCATTGTCAAGTAACACATTGCTAGGCTTCAGATCACAGTGAATAACCGGTACTGAGTAACCATGATGGAGATATTCTAGAGCAGATGCAACATCAACCATGATATTCAATCTCTGCATTATATTTAAACAATAATCTCGCGAATGTAGCAACTTGTCTAAGCTCTCATTTGGCATGTACTCAAGTATCAGTGCTTTAAAATCCAAGTTACAACAACTGCTTATGATTTTGGTGAGATTTCTGTGGCGAAGAGTCCGCAAGATTTCACATTCTCTGTCAAAAGTTTGAAATGTACCTTCCATCTGCACATTAAAAACTTTAACAGCTACTATCATCCCATCTGCCAATGTCCCTTTGTAAACAGAACCAAAACTTCCACTACCTATCAAGTTATTTCCATCAAATCCCTGAGTTGCTCTTTGAAGTTCATAGTAAGAAATTCTTTGTGGCGCTATCTCAGGCGACCACTCATCTTCAGCATTGACTGTTTTAACCCGACGTCTCATCAATATGAAAACTATTGATGAAACAACCCCTATTACAAAGATAACCAAAGAGGCAACTAAAATCCATATCAATCTTCTTTTCTTTGAATTAGAAGGACAAGCTGGGACATGCTTTTGAGGGTTACCACATAATCCTTCATTCGACATGAAAGATTGGAAAGGAAGATGGACAAAAGGTCCTCCACTCGGAATTTCCCCGTGTAACCTATTGAATGATACATTAAAGGAGTGTAGTTGCTGAAGTGCCTCTAATGACTTTGGAATCACACCAGACATATTGTTATATGAAAGATCCAACGCTTCCAAACTTACGAGTTTCCTAAATGTTTCAGGTATTGATCCTTCAATTCTGTTATGAGCCAAAGATAGTTGAGTCACCTTCAGTAGACTTCCTAATGTATTAGGTATGTTACCAGATAATTGATTCCAAGAAAGATCTAGAAGTATTGCAGCCTTGAGATTTCCAAATTGTGGTGGTAGAGAGCCATTGAAGAAATTAGAGGACAAGTTCAACTTCAAGATGTCTTTGAGATTCCATAGACTTAAAGGTATGTTAGCAGTGAGGTTATTTGAATCAAGATAAACCTCCCTTAGGGAAGTCAAATCCCCTAAACATGTAGGAATACTTCCCCTCATTTGATTTTGTGAAAGTTTTAGAAAAAACAAGCTAGATAGCTCACACAAACCATTTGGAAAAGGACCACTTATTCTATTTACACCAAGTGAAAGTTGTTGAAGGTTTGTCAAAGAACTTATCGTCGTCGGGACAATGCCAGTAAAGTCATTGTCTTCTAGCTCCAAAGAAGATAAATttatcaaatttccaatttcattTGGAATATGGCCCTTGAGGTTACAACCTATCGCCGAAAACCACTGAAGAGAAAGATTGCCAATAGACTTTGGAAGCACTGCATTTAGGGGATTGAAAGATAACCTCAAATCTACTAAGTTTATCAAAGGAGTAATAAAGCTCAGTGTTGAAGTTTCACCAATAAAGGAGTTGCTTTGTAAGTGGAGAACTTCAAGAAGTCTTAAGTTTACTAGAGATTTAGGAATAGAACCTGTAAGTTCATTTCCACCTAGTTCAAGAACTGTAAGCTTAGACAAATTTGAGATGGAACTTGGTAATATACCATTAATATTGTTTTCACCTAGAAATATTCCTTCAATATTAGGTAAACCATGGCCTATAGTGGAAGGAAGATGACCTGAAAAGTGGTTATCTGATAGTGAAATAGATACAAGAGTAGAGATATTGAAGATACCAATAGGGATAGAACCACTAAAGTTATTCAAATACAATGAAAGGTCCACCAACTCTTGAAGGTTACCAAGTTCATCTGGAATTACACCTGCAAAAAGTAAAGGTGAAAGAAAAGAACTGTCATATTTTTTCAGAGTATTCGTGTGACTGATAGGTTacgagttcgagccgtggaagcaactattaatgcttgcattaggataGGCTGTCTACGTTACACCCATTGGGGTGCGACCCTTCCCCGTACCCTGCGTGAATGCGAGATGCTTTGTGTACCAAACTccctttttttataaataaatataaaactgaactgtAAAATTATGTGGATTGGATTTTTTATCGATACCTGTTAGGAAATTATTTCCAAGATCAAGTGTGGTAAGCATAGTCAAATTTCCAACGTCTCTTGGTAAAGGTCCTTCAAGCATGTTACCACTCATAAATAAAAATTCAAGTGATGAAATGTTGAATATGGTTAAAGGGATCGAGccctttaatttatttttttccatGACTAACAGCTTCAAGTTATAAAGATGACCAATCTCGTATGGAATTGTGCCTGTCAAAAAATTATCACattaaaaaaaatcatatatttaacaAAAGCTTAATTCTATACAATAATGCTCATAGAAAATCAAACCAACCATATATAATATATTTGCAGCTGACAATAGCTTAAGCACAGGGCAGGCTGGAGCCTAACGCCATAAGGCAATGGCCTTAGGACCCAAAATACTTAGGGCCCAGAAtctttaaataatatatataatatttaataattatgcaCTATTGATAGAACTTTTAAAGCATTTGGTTAAAATAGTTATAGCTAAATAATTTACACATCTTAAATTGTAGTTACTAGTTGTTTCCTATCTTTAATTTGTCCCAACTTAAATCGATCTTCTTACAATGTTAGTTTAGATCGAATAATTTTTCTTAATTCTTTGAGTGTCTTTATAGACATTTTTCAAGTTACTTTGATAAGTAACTATTAAAATTTGTCCTTAACGtggaatgactcttgaaacatAGTAGTTACTAAAGTATTATTTGTTTCAACTTGTATTTAGAATTAAAAGTACTAAGAGAAAACCGTATGAGTAGAAAAATACTCTAATGGACAAATTCAATCAGGTAAAAAGTATTAATTCAGTTACCATTAACAATTTTTA contains:
- the LOC104103142 gene encoding probable LRR receptor-like serine/threonine-protein kinase At3g47570; translation: MVYYQVPSQICSIPKSLVNLRLLEVLHLQSNSFIGETSTLSFITPLINLVDLRLSFNPLNAVLPKSIGNLSLQWFSAIGCNLKGHIPNEIGNLINLSSLELEDNDFTGIVPTTISSLTNLQQLSLGVNRISGPFPNGLCELSSLFFLKLSQNQMRGSIPTCLGDLTSLREVYLDSNNLTANIPLSLWNLKDILKLNLSSNFFNGSLPPQFGNLKAAILLDLSWNQLSGNIPNTLGSLLKVTQLSLAHNRIEGSIPETFRKLVSLEALDLSYNNMSGVIPKSLEALQQLHSFNVSFNRLHGEIPSGGPFVHLPFQSFMSNEGLCGNPQKHVPACPSNSKKRRLIWILVASLVIFVIGVVSSIVFILMRRRVKTVNAEDEWSPEIAPQRISYYELQRATQGFDGNNLIGSGSFGSVYKGTLADGMIVAVKVFNVQMEGTFQTFDRECEILRTLRHRNLTKIISSCCNLDFKALILEYMPNESLDKLLHSRDYCLNIMQRLNIMVDVASALEYLHHGYSVPVIHCDLKPSNVLLDNDMVGHLTDFGIAKLLTKEESIAHTTTFATIGYIAPEYGLEGIVSKRSDVYSYGIMLLETFTKKKPNDEMFGDLNLRSFVHNSLPDELNKIIDANLLTLDEENLSQKLQCVSAIMELAMNCTANIAAERMNMTNVVAALKKIKQKLSSCYRTTLRHDIRNQ